Proteins encoded within one genomic window of Bacillus sp. F19:
- a CDS encoding DUF3048 domain-containing protein: MKNNMKNIQRLFMALILLAMCTACNQEEKSSPKTDDVKEEETSAPIVEQNIYPLTGLRSDEKEGQRAFAVMINNHPAARPQSGLQQADIVYEVLSEGNITRFLAIYQSNQPAAIGPVRSAREYYVDLSTGYDAVFISHGWSPQAKETLENGKHDYLNGLFYDGTLFWRADFRKPPHNSYISAENIKEGAELNGIELTKQPKPLPFADAKEAPKGDSGLEAIVRYDQSDVWNSEYKYDKQTEKYLRYSNNKQTKDLETGEAIAVDNLFIAEMKHQTIDDYGRRAIDLTSGGKGILLQKGVSRKVEWRNIDGRILPYLNGEQVGFVPGKTWINIVPAIENHVSLH, translated from the coding sequence GTGAAAAACAACATGAAAAATATTCAACGGCTGTTCATGGCCTTGATCCTGCTCGCCATGTGTACGGCTTGTAACCAAGAAGAAAAAAGCAGCCCAAAAACGGATGATGTAAAAGAGGAAGAAACATCTGCGCCTATTGTGGAGCAAAACATCTATCCATTAACAGGTCTGCGATCCGATGAGAAAGAAGGACAGCGTGCCTTTGCTGTGATGATCAACAATCACCCGGCAGCCCGTCCGCAGTCTGGACTGCAACAGGCTGATATCGTATACGAGGTTTTATCAGAAGGAAACATCACAAGGTTCCTGGCTATTTATCAGAGCAATCAGCCAGCAGCAATCGGTCCTGTCAGAAGCGCAAGAGAATATTATGTTGACTTAAGCACCGGCTATGATGCGGTCTTTATTAGTCACGGCTGGAGTCCGCAGGCAAAAGAAACGCTTGAAAATGGAAAACATGATTATTTGAATGGCTTGTTTTATGACGGCACACTCTTTTGGAGAGCTGACTTCAGAAAACCGCCGCACAATTCTTATATCTCAGCTGAAAATATAAAAGAAGGTGCAGAGCTAAACGGAATTGAACTGACGAAGCAGCCAAAACCCCTGCCATTTGCTGACGCAAAAGAAGCTCCTAAAGGTGATTCAGGTTTAGAAGCAATTGTCCGCTACGATCAGTCAGATGTGTGGAATTCAGAATATAAATACGACAAACAAACAGAGAAGTACTTAAGATATAGCAACAACAAACAAACAAAAGACCTGGAAACAGGAGAAGCCATTGCAGTTGATAATTTATTTATCGCTGAAATGAAGCACCAAACGATTGACGACTATGGAAGAAGAGCGATTGACTTAACATCCGGAGGCAAAGGTATCCTGCTGCAAAAAGGCGTCAGCCGAAAGGTGGAATGGCGCAATATTGACGGAAGAATCCTCCCTTACTTAAACGGAGAGCAAGTCGGATTTGTACCGGGAAAAACCTGGATTAACATAGTGCCTGCTATAGAAAATCACGTTTCACTCCACTAA
- a CDS encoding YerC/YecD family TrpR-related protein produces the protein MQIEKLRGKELDQLFESVLSLKNLEECYRFFDDLCTVNEIQSLAQRLEVARMLREGFTYHKIETETGASTATISRVKRCLNYGNDAYTMALERIQTQETKES, from the coding sequence ATGCAAATTGAAAAATTACGGGGAAAAGAACTCGACCAATTATTTGAATCTGTTTTATCACTAAAAAACCTTGAAGAATGCTATCGGTTCTTCGATGATCTATGCACAGTGAACGAAATCCAGTCACTTGCCCAGCGTTTAGAAGTAGCACGCATGCTGCGTGAAGGGTTTACCTATCATAAAATTGAAACTGAAACAGGTGCCAGCACTGCGACCATTTCACGCGTAAAACGCTGCCTGAACTATGGCAACGACGCCTACACAATGGCGCTTGAACGCATTCAAACACAGGAAACAAAGGAATCTTGA
- a CDS encoding DUF3231 family protein yields MNGNKPICSSEIGTLWLTYQEKTLILRILEYFMEKADDQQALNIMGGLWQDLNHYVIKIEGVFEQEGVVIPNRFTKEDVNLEAPKLYDNGFDIMFLRILKEFSMGMYTLNMNMAYREDVMSIYEGLTATTQKVYKLATHYLLNNGILTLPPKVTMPKSTEFIKSKNYLNGFRFFGENRA; encoded by the coding sequence TTGAATGGAAATAAACCTATTTGCTCATCTGAGATCGGAACACTATGGCTAACCTACCAGGAAAAAACACTGATCCTTAGAATACTGGAATATTTCATGGAAAAAGCTGATGATCAGCAAGCCCTTAATATTATGGGAGGATTATGGCAGGACCTCAATCATTATGTAATCAAAATAGAAGGCGTTTTTGAGCAGGAAGGTGTAGTCATTCCTAATAGATTTACGAAAGAAGATGTCAACTTAGAAGCTCCTAAGCTTTACGACAATGGATTTGATATTATGTTTCTTCGTATTTTAAAAGAATTCAGCATGGGTATGTACACCCTTAACATGAATATGGCGTACCGTGAAGATGTGATGTCCATTTATGAAGGATTAACGGCTACCACCCAAAAGGTTTATAAACTGGCTACCCATTATTTACTTAATAACGGCATTCTTACTCTGCCGCCAAAAGTGACCATGCCGAAATCAACCGAATTTATAAAAAGTAAAAACTATTTGAATGGATTTCGTTTCTTTGGTGAAAATCGGGCTTAA
- a CDS encoding heptaprenylglyceryl phosphate synthase, with the protein MYDVTEWKHVFKLDPDKEISDENLEIICESGTDAIIVGGSDNVTMDNVLNLMSRIRRYLVPCVLEVSEIESIIPGFDLYFIPSVMNSTNTKWVMGLHHEAVKEYGEIMSWDELIVEGYCILNGDCKAAKLTEANTELSADDVMAYARMAENMFHMPIFYLEYSGSYGDVNVVQAASSVLSSTKLFYGGGIETPEQAAKMAEYADVVVVGNVIYDDFGSALKTVKAVKP; encoded by the coding sequence ATGTATGACGTTACCGAGTGGAAACATGTGTTCAAACTCGATCCAGATAAAGAAATAAGCGATGAGAATCTAGAAATAATATGCGAATCAGGAACAGATGCGATCATTGTCGGCGGAAGCGACAATGTGACGATGGATAATGTGTTAAACTTAATGTCCCGAATCAGAAGATATCTTGTTCCATGTGTGCTTGAGGTGTCAGAAATTGAGTCGATCATACCGGGATTTGACTTGTATTTTATCCCGTCCGTTATGAACAGCACGAATACGAAGTGGGTTATGGGACTGCATCACGAGGCTGTGAAAGAATACGGTGAGATCATGAGCTGGGATGAGCTGATTGTTGAAGGCTATTGTATTTTAAATGGTGACTGCAAAGCGGCAAAACTCACAGAGGCGAATACGGAGTTATCAGCAGATGATGTCATGGCGTATGCACGCATGGCAGAAAACATGTTCCATATGCCGATCTTTTATCTAGAATACAGCGGATCTTACGGAGACGTAAATGTAGTACAGGCTGCAAGCTCTGTCTTATCCTCTACCAAACTATTTTACGGCGGAGGCATTGAAACGCCTGAACAGGCAGCTAAAATGGCTGAATATGCCGATGTTGTGGTTGTCGGCAATGTCATCTATGATGATTTTGGGTCAGCTTTGAAAACAGTAAAAGCAGTAAAACCTTGA
- the pcrA gene encoding DNA helicase PcrA: MQFLTDQLLNGLNEMQKEAVKATDGPLLIMAGAGSGKTSVLTRRIAYLMVEKGVAPWNILAITFTNKAAREMKERIGKLLGPGADDIWISTFHSMCVRILRRDIDRIGISRNFSILDTTDQLSVIKSILKERNIDPKKFDPRSILGSISGAKNELITPDEFEKTAGGMYEQAASDVYKDYQKKLLKNQSLDFDDLIMTTIQLFQRVPEVLEFYQRKFQFIHVDEYQDTNKAQYLLVKMLASRFQNLCVVGDSDQSIYRWRGADIANILSFEKDYPTASVILLEQNYRSTQRILEAANGVIKNNMNRKAKNLWTQNDEGQKINYYRADSESAEGQFVAGKINQLVSSVGRKLSDFAILYRTNAQSRVIEEILLKSNINYTIVGGIKFYDRKEIKDILAYLRLIANPDDDISLARVINTPKRGVGATSVDKIAQYALDNDLSLFGAIEQIEFAGVSARVVSAMVDFRELVRNLANMQDYLSVTELAEEVIEKTGYREMLKTEKTIEAQSRLENIDEFLSVTQNFEKNSEDKSLVAFLTDLALVADIDKLDEDEEASKEAVVLMTLHSAKGLEFPVVFLMGVEEGVFPHSRSLMEEAEMEEERRLAYVGITRAEKELYITNAKMRTLFGRTSMNPESRFISEIPSELLEDLNEVKKSASPFAAKTRPDRRPQVNRPIAASTGGDEIAWSVGNKAEHKKWGIGTVVSVKGEGEGKELDIAFPSPVGIKRLLAKFAPIQKV; this comes from the coding sequence GTGCAATTTTTAACAGATCAATTATTGAATGGTTTAAACGAAATGCAAAAAGAAGCGGTCAAGGCAACAGATGGACCGCTCTTAATAATGGCCGGAGCAGGAAGCGGCAAGACGAGTGTGCTCACAAGAAGAATTGCCTACTTAATGGTTGAAAAGGGCGTAGCGCCATGGAACATTCTTGCGATTACGTTTACAAATAAAGCGGCTCGTGAAATGAAAGAAAGAATCGGAAAACTGCTTGGACCCGGTGCTGATGATATTTGGATCTCGACCTTTCACTCCATGTGTGTCCGTATCTTAAGAAGAGACATCGACCGGATCGGAATCAGCAGAAACTTCTCGATTCTCGATACGACAGACCAGCTTTCTGTCATAAAATCCATTCTGAAAGAACGCAATATCGATCCGAAGAAGTTTGACCCGCGCAGTATTTTAGGAAGCATCAGCGGAGCGAAAAATGAACTGATCACGCCTGATGAGTTCGAAAAGACAGCAGGCGGCATGTACGAGCAGGCTGCAAGCGATGTTTACAAGGATTATCAAAAGAAGCTGCTGAAAAACCAGTCGCTTGATTTTGATGATTTGATCATGACAACGATTCAGCTTTTTCAGCGTGTTCCTGAAGTGCTTGAGTTTTACCAGCGCAAATTTCAGTTTATCCACGTGGATGAGTATCAGGATACGAATAAAGCGCAGTATTTATTGGTTAAAATGCTTGCATCACGTTTCCAAAATCTATGTGTTGTCGGTGATTCCGATCAGTCTATTTATCGATGGCGCGGTGCGGATATCGCGAACATTCTCTCCTTTGAGAAGGATTACCCGACTGCGAGCGTGATTTTGCTTGAGCAGAATTACCGTTCCACACAGCGTATCCTGGAAGCGGCAAACGGAGTTATAAAAAACAACATGAACCGCAAAGCAAAAAATCTCTGGACGCAAAATGATGAAGGACAGAAAATCAACTATTACCGCGCTGACAGTGAATCAGCCGAAGGGCAGTTCGTAGCGGGAAAAATCAATCAGCTTGTTTCTTCAGTAGGAAGAAAGCTATCTGATTTTGCGATTCTCTACCGCACCAATGCACAGTCCCGTGTTATTGAGGAAATCCTGCTCAAATCAAATATCAATTACACGATTGTCGGCGGCATTAAGTTCTACGACAGAAAAGAAATTAAAGATATCCTTGCGTACTTAAGATTGATTGCCAATCCGGATGATGATATCAGCTTGGCGCGTGTTATTAACACGCCTAAGCGCGGTGTAGGCGCCACATCAGTCGATAAGATTGCTCAGTATGCGCTTGATAATGATTTATCTCTGTTCGGTGCGATTGAGCAAATCGAATTTGCAGGCGTAAGCGCGCGTGTAGTCAGTGCGATGGTGGATTTCCGAGAGCTTGTCCGCAACCTTGCAAACATGCAGGATTACTTGTCTGTCACTGAGCTTGCTGAAGAAGTGATTGAAAAGACAGGCTACCGCGAAATGCTGAAAACAGAAAAGACAATCGAAGCACAAAGCCGTCTTGAGAATATAGATGAGTTTTTATCTGTTACGCAAAACTTCGAGAAAAACAGTGAAGATAAAAGCTTGGTTGCCTTTTTAACCGATTTGGCTTTAGTTGCGGATATTGATAAATTAGATGAAGATGAGGAAGCCTCTAAAGAAGCTGTCGTGCTAATGACTCTTCACTCTGCAAAAGGACTGGAGTTTCCGGTTGTCTTCTTAATGGGTGTCGAGGAAGGGGTATTCCCTCACAGCCGTTCTCTTATGGAAGAAGCGGAAATGGAAGAAGAGAGACGTCTTGCTTATGTCGGCATTACCCGCGCAGAAAAAGAACTGTACATTACGAATGCTAAAATGAGAACTCTTTTCGGACGCACAAGCATGAATCCTGAATCCCGTTTCATATCAGAGATTCCGTCTGAACTGCTGGAGGATTTAAATGAAGTGAAAAAGAGCGCTTCTCCATTTGCTGCGAAAACCCGTCCTGACAGAAGGCCTCAGGTCAACAGACCGATTGCGGCTTCAACAGGCGGAGACGAAATTGCCTGGTCTGTCGGCAATAAAGCGGAGCATAAAAAATGGGGAATCGGCACAGTTGTCAGTGTAAAAGGCGAAGGAGAAGGCAAAGAGCTTGATATTGCATTCCCAAGCCCGGTAGGCATTAAACGGCTGCTTGCCAAGTTTGCTCCGATTCAAAAAGTGTAG
- the ligA gene encoding NAD-dependent DNA ligase LigA → MDMTAAKQRAETLHELLNKYNYEYHVLDKPTVADSEYDQLLHELIEIEESFPELKTPDSPTQRVGGNILEGFKKVQHKKPMLSLGNAFNEQDIRDFDRRVRQAVGDDVQYMAELKIDGLAVSLRYENGAFVQGATRGDGTTGEDITENLKTIRSIPLKLKKNHSIEVRGEAYMPKASFEKLNETRIQLEEEPFANPRNAAAGSLRQLDPKIAAKRNLNIFVYSIADLGEETGAATQSAGLDALCELGFKTNTERRRCESIDEVITLIESFQEKRANLPYEIDGIVIKVDSIEQQEALGFTAKSPRWAIAYKFPAEEVMTKLLDIELTVGRTGVITPTALLEPVRVAGTTVKRASLHNEDLIREKDIRLGDYVVIKKAGDIIPEVVNVLLEHRTGDEEEFKMPTHCPECESELVRIEGEVALRCINPKCPAQIREGLIHFVSRNAMNIDGLGERVIAQLFKENLIKDVADLYKLTREQLLELERMGEKSVDNLLQAIENSKESSLERLLFGLGIRFIGAKAAKTLAQHFETMERLQTASRDEIIAVNEIGDKMADAVVTYFEQPEMNELISELKSCGVNMAYLGPKLVRAEESDSFFAGKTVVLTGKLEELSRNEAKDQIEALGGKVAGSVSKKTDLVVAGEDAGSKLSKAQELNIEIWNEKKLLEELKK, encoded by the coding sequence ATGGATATGACTGCAGCCAAACAACGCGCAGAAACTCTGCATGAATTATTAAATAAATACAACTATGAATATCACGTTCTTGATAAACCGACTGTGGCTGACTCTGAATATGATCAGCTTCTTCATGAATTAATCGAGATTGAAGAATCGTTTCCTGAACTGAAGACACCTGATTCCCCAACGCAGCGTGTCGGCGGTAATATCCTTGAAGGGTTTAAAAAGGTGCAGCATAAGAAACCGATGCTAAGCCTAGGAAATGCCTTCAATGAGCAGGATATCAGAGATTTTGACCGCCGTGTGAGACAGGCAGTCGGCGATGATGTTCAGTATATGGCTGAACTGAAAATTGATGGACTTGCCGTATCTCTCCGCTACGAAAACGGTGCATTCGTACAAGGTGCAACCCGAGGCGACGGCACAACAGGCGAAGACATTACCGAAAACTTAAAAACAATCCGGTCCATTCCGCTTAAATTAAAGAAAAACCATTCAATCGAAGTGCGCGGCGAAGCCTACATGCCAAAAGCATCTTTTGAAAAATTAAATGAAACAAGAATTCAGCTGGAAGAAGAGCCGTTTGCCAACCCCCGCAACGCGGCAGCAGGCTCCCTTCGCCAGCTTGACCCTAAAATTGCGGCGAAACGAAATCTGAATATTTTCGTCTATAGTATTGCAGACCTTGGTGAAGAAACTGGAGCGGCCACTCAAAGTGCGGGACTTGATGCTCTTTGTGAGCTTGGTTTTAAAACGAACACAGAGCGCCGCAGATGCGAATCAATTGACGAAGTGATTACTTTGATTGAATCATTTCAGGAAAAAAGAGCAAATCTGCCTTATGAAATTGACGGCATCGTGATTAAAGTTGATTCGATTGAACAGCAGGAGGCGCTTGGCTTTACAGCTAAAAGTCCTCGCTGGGCAATTGCCTACAAGTTTCCTGCAGAAGAAGTGATGACGAAGCTGCTTGACATTGAATTAACAGTTGGACGCACTGGTGTCATCACTCCAACTGCCCTTTTGGAGCCTGTACGTGTGGCTGGTACAACGGTGAAACGCGCTTCGCTTCATAATGAAGATTTAATTCGTGAAAAAGATATTCGTTTGGGAGACTATGTCGTTATCAAAAAAGCTGGAGACATTATTCCCGAGGTTGTCAATGTGCTGCTCGAGCATCGCACAGGCGATGAGGAAGAGTTCAAAATGCCGACTCATTGTCCTGAATGTGAAAGCGAGCTTGTCCGAATCGAAGGCGAGGTTGCGCTCAGATGCATCAATCCGAAGTGCCCGGCTCAGATTCGCGAGGGATTAATTCATTTTGTTTCAAGAAATGCCATGAACATTGATGGACTTGGCGAGCGTGTCATTGCGCAGCTTTTCAAAGAAAACCTGATTAAGGATGTTGCCGATCTTTACAAATTGACCCGCGAGCAGCTGCTTGAGCTTGAGCGAATGGGCGAGAAATCAGTGGACAACCTGCTTCAGGCAATCGAAAACTCAAAAGAAAGTTCACTTGAGAGATTGCTGTTCGGACTTGGCATCCGTTTCATCGGAGCGAAGGCGGCCAAGACGCTTGCTCAGCATTTTGAGACAATGGAACGATTGCAAACAGCATCAAGAGATGAGATTATTGCGGTTAATGAAATTGGTGATAAGATGGCGGATGCCGTTGTGACGTATTTTGAACAGCCTGAGATGAATGAGCTGATTTCTGAGCTGAAATCATGCGGAGTCAATATGGCATACTTAGGACCGAAGCTTGTTAGAGCAGAGGAATCAGATTCCTTCTTTGCAGGCAAAACGGTTGTTTTGACTGGAAAACTAGAAGAGCTCTCCCGAAATGAAGCAAAAGACCAAATCGAAGCGCTTGGCGGCAAAGTAGCCGGAAGCGTCAGCAAAAAAACAGATTTAGTCGTTGCCGGGGAAGATGCAGGAAGCAAGCTTTCAAAGGCTCAAGAGTTAAACATCGAAATTTGGAATGAGAAGAAACTGCTTGAGGAATTAAAAAAATAA
- a CDS encoding CamS family sex pheromone protein, with product MVMLLAGCIFLSACAPSFDDQEEIVRETEDKSTEKAIIPKYNISDSYYKMILPFKEGKARGLIAENINTRLDIDEFETGLMRVAQEEFSPDNHLYQEGQYLDEKTVREWLGRKLEGDELKEAQEKAKANKETFKNEGLNPIASTEGDYIQQNEKTPIYLAHMLEHNYLVRKSENTVELGGVVIGLALNSVHYYREAVGEPQREYVIDPKKLEAEGKKMAEEVIKRVRSQKGLENVPVVIALYKQAPKSSIVPGNFIASTVVDAGSNQIDKWDSIDEEYVFFPSPQGTEDYREDANLFERFKQDIDEFFPNYTGVIGKALYKGEEMQELKIDIPMQFYGKSEVIAFTQFVTGKVVDYFPDYVSVEVNINSTSGQEALIVRKPGQEKPTVHIYK from the coding sequence ATGGTAATGCTGCTCGCAGGCTGTATATTCCTTTCAGCCTGCGCACCCAGCTTTGATGATCAAGAGGAAATCGTGCGGGAAACAGAAGATAAATCAACCGAAAAAGCGATCATTCCGAAATACAACATTTCAGACTCCTACTATAAAATGATCCTCCCTTTTAAAGAAGGAAAAGCAAGAGGACTCATTGCTGAAAACATCAATACCCGTTTAGACATCGACGAATTTGAAACGGGACTGATGAGAGTGGCGCAGGAAGAATTTTCTCCTGACAATCATCTTTATCAGGAGGGACAGTATCTTGATGAGAAAACCGTTCGGGAGTGGCTTGGCCGCAAACTTGAAGGGGACGAATTGAAAGAAGCGCAGGAAAAAGCAAAAGCGAATAAAGAAACCTTCAAAAATGAGGGTCTGAACCCAATTGCAAGCACTGAAGGCGACTATATTCAGCAAAATGAAAAAACCCCAATCTACTTAGCACACATGCTTGAACACAATTACTTAGTCCGCAAAAGCGAAAATACAGTCGAGCTTGGCGGAGTTGTCATTGGACTTGCTCTAAACTCGGTTCATTACTACCGTGAAGCGGTCGGTGAGCCGCAGCGTGAATATGTAATCGATCCGAAAAAGCTTGAAGCAGAGGGGAAAAAGATGGCTGAGGAAGTCATTAAGCGCGTCCGAAGCCAAAAAGGCCTAGAAAATGTACCAGTTGTCATTGCGTTATACAAGCAAGCACCGAAGTCATCCATTGTACCTGGAAACTTTATTGCAAGTACAGTAGTAGACGCCGGCAGCAATCAAATCGACAAATGGGACAGCATTGACGAGGAATACGTCTTTTTCCCATCGCCTCAAGGTACGGAAGACTATCGGGAGGATGCCAATCTCTTTGAACGATTCAAACAGGACATCGACGAATTTTTCCCTAACTACACAGGCGTTATCGGCAAAGCGCTTTACAAAGGGGAAGAAATGCAAGAATTGAAGATTGATATACCTATGCAATTCTACGGAAAATCAGAAGTCATTGCCTTTACCCAGTTTGTCACAGGTAAAGTGGTCGACTATTTCCCGGATTACGTTTCAGTTGAAGTAAACATCAATTCAACAAGCGGCCAAGAGGCGCTGATCGTGCGTAAGCCAGGACAGGAAAAGCCGACCGTTCATATTTATAAATAA
- the pruA gene encoding L-glutamate gamma-semialdehyde dehydrogenase encodes MIPYKHEPFTDFSSEENKKAYLEGLKLVESYLGQDYNLVIGGECISTEDKIVSVNPSNKEEVIGRVSKANRELAEKAMQVADETFNMWRKVKPEVRADILFRAAAIIRRRKHEFSALLTKEAGKPWNEADADTAEAIDFIEYYARHMLKLKDGMPVESRPGEYNRYSYIPLGVGIIISPWNFPFAIMAGTTIAAIVTGNTVLLKPASTTPVVAAKFAEVMEQAGLPKGVLNFVPGSGSEVGDYLVDHPRTRFISFTGSRDVGTRIYERASKVNEGQIWLKRVIAEMGGKDTIVVDKDADLELAAQSIVKSAFGFSGQKCSACSRAVIVEDVYDQVLNRAIELTKELTVGDTADGSYFMGPVIDQAAFDKIMSYVEIGKEEGRLVAGGEGDSSKGFFIQPTIIADLDPKARLMQEEIFGPVVGFAKAKDFDHAIEIANNTDYGLTGAVLTNNRDHIEKAREDFHVGNLYFNRGCTGAIVGYQPFGGFNMSGTDSKAGGPDYLLLHLQAKTTSETL; translated from the coding sequence ATGATACCGTACAAACACGAACCATTTACTGATTTTTCATCAGAAGAGAATAAGAAAGCCTATCTAGAAGGCTTGAAGCTTGTCGAGTCATACTTAGGACAGGATTATAACTTGGTTATTGGCGGAGAGTGCATTTCCACAGAGGATAAAATTGTTTCTGTGAATCCTTCAAATAAAGAAGAGGTGATTGGCCGCGTTTCGAAGGCGAACCGGGAGTTAGCCGAAAAAGCGATGCAAGTGGCAGATGAGACATTTAACATGTGGCGCAAAGTAAAGCCGGAAGTTCGTGCGGACATTCTTTTCCGTGCAGCTGCGATCATTCGCCGCCGCAAGCATGAGTTTTCAGCGCTTTTAACGAAAGAAGCAGGCAAGCCTTGGAATGAAGCGGATGCTGATACTGCAGAAGCGATAGATTTCATTGAGTACTATGCCCGTCACATGCTGAAATTAAAGGATGGCATGCCGGTTGAGAGCCGTCCTGGTGAATATAACCGTTACAGTTACATTCCTCTGGGTGTAGGGATTATTATTTCCCCGTGGAACTTCCCGTTTGCGATTATGGCAGGTACGACAATTGCCGCTATCGTAACAGGAAACACTGTGTTACTAAAACCGGCTTCAACTACTCCAGTTGTCGCGGCTAAGTTTGCAGAAGTTATGGAGCAGGCAGGACTTCCAAAAGGAGTTTTAAATTTCGTGCCAGGAAGCGGCTCTGAGGTTGGCGATTATTTAGTTGATCACCCACGTACTCGTTTTATCAGCTTCACGGGTTCACGTGATGTCGGAACTCGCATTTATGAGCGTGCTTCTAAAGTGAATGAAGGGCAAATCTGGCTTAAGCGCGTGATTGCTGAAATGGGCGGCAAGGATACAATAGTCGTTGATAAAGACGCAGATTTAGAATTAGCTGCACAATCAATCGTGAAATCAGCATTTGGATTCTCTGGACAAAAATGCTCGGCTTGTTCACGGGCAGTGATCGTTGAGGATGTGTATGATCAGGTTCTAAATCGCGCAATCGAGTTAACAAAAGAATTGACAGTCGGCGATACAGCAGACGGATCTTATTTCATGGGTCCTGTCATCGACCAGGCTGCATTTGATAAAATTATGAGCTATGTAGAAATCGGCAAAGAAGAAGGCAGGCTCGTTGCAGGCGGAGAAGGAGACAGCTCGAAAGGCTTCTTCATTCAGCCTACAATCATTGCGGATCTTGATCCAAAAGCACGCTTGATGCAGGAGGAAATCTTCGGGCCGGTTGTCGGCTTTGCAAAAGCAAAAGATTTCGACCATGCAATTGAAATTGCCAACAACACTGACTACGGTTTAACAGGGGCAGTCCTTACAAACAACCGCGATCACATTGAGAAGGCGCGCGAAGACTTCCATGTCGGAAATCTGTATTTCAACCGCGGCTGTACAGGAGCGATCGTTGGATACCAGCCATTTGGCGGCTTCAACATGTCCGGTACAGATTCAAAAGCCGGCGGACCGGATTATTTATTGCTTCACCTACAGGCAAAAACAACTTCAGAAACGCTTTAA